The genomic stretch GTTGTAGTCGATCGCCATGATGCCGATGAGCAGCACCAGCGGCGGCACCCAGGCCACGCTCCGGCCGCGCACCCGCAGCATCTGGTGGCGCTGGACCGGGTCCCCGGGCAGCAGACGGCGGGCCGGGCGACCGGTCACCGGTCTCAGTCCGCGCCCGCTCATGCCGCCAGCGAAACACGGGGGTGTTCGGCCCGCATCTTCGACTTGCCAGGGCCCCCGCCCCGGGTGTGCTCTGGAGGTCGGGGGCGAGGAGGAAGGAGTCCTCTCATGGCTCACGCGGCACCCACACCCGGCCGGATGGCCAGGACGCCCGACCCGTCGGACATCTTCAGCGAACGCACGCACACGATCGCGCGGTACGGGATCCCGGTCGTGCTCGGGCTCGTCTACGGCTACTGGGCCGCGGCCAACCGGCGCGGCGGCGGCGAGATCACCGGCTGGAACATCCTGTTCGGCTTCGTCACCGCGATCGCCTTCATGGTGCTGTGCATCGCGGTGGCCACGCTGGCGCCCAGACTGAAGCGGGAACTGCACTCGCTGACGAAGTCGGCCTTCGCCGGCGCGGCCTTCGGTTTCCTCTACAGCCAGACCGGCGCGAGCGTTCTGCGGTCCGTGATGATGAGCGTGCTGATCACGGCGGCCATCTTCGCGGTGTTCTTCTACCGCTACTACACCCACGAGGACGCCGAGGGGAACAGGATCCGTCGCTAGCGCTGTCGCCCTGGCGCTGACATCACGCGTGGGCCCCGGCGGCAGCCGCCGGGGCCCACGCGCTCCCTCACCTTCCCCTCACCAGCCGCCCAGCCAGCTCCAGCTGCTGGACGACGATCCGGAGGCACTCCAGCTCCATGAGCCGGACGCGCTCCACGAACCGGACGAGGACGCGCTCCAGGACTCGCTGCTGGAGGCGCTGTTGGTGAACGGTTGCTCCCAGTTGGTCCAGGAGCCGTCCTTCCACTCCGGACACGGGTCCGAGCAGGTCGGCACGTGCCTTCCACCGGTGTCGATGAAGGCGGCGCTGGCCCAGCCCTGGGCGCCCACGAGCCAGTACCAGTCCGGGTTTCCGTTGACGCTCTGGCCGCGGACCTTGCAGTCCACGCGGTCCTGGCTGCCCGGAGCGAGCCAGGTGACGGCGGGCGCGTGGGTGGTCGGCGCCTGCCTGACGTTGAGCTTCGTGTGGGAAATGACGGTGCCCCAGATCGGACCGTGATGACCGCCGCCGCCTCCACCGCTTCCGTCGGCGATTGTCGGCGGGGCCGGCGCTGCCGCCGTCGCACCCGCCGTCGCGGCGACCAGGGAGCCGCCGGTGAGCAGGGCCACGGCCAGGGTCCGCAGGGCCGGAGTGGTGCGCATGATCGGCCTCCTTCTCCCCAAACCCAGGAAACACCCGTTCGGGTGAACCCTCCACCGGAGAGCCGGGAGGCCAGTTCCCCCAAGGGGTGCGGCCTCTCGGCCATCCGGCCGCTCAGCGCTCGCGGGCCCGGTCCCGGCCGTCTTCCCTGAAACCGTGTCCTCCCGTCTGCGGAACGCCCTCTCGGCCGCGCTGATCGCGCTGGCCTGTCTGCTGGTGCCGTTCGGAGCGCTGGCGGTCTGGGCGTCGTACGGGCTCGCCGACACCGGGCGGTACGTCACCGCGATGGCTCCGCTGGCCGCCGATCCGGCCGTGCGGGAGGCGGTGGTGGACACGGTCGGGGACGGGATCGTGGCGGAGACGGACGCGGATCCGCCGCTGCGTCCCTTCGTGCGGGACGCGGTGCGGTCCTTCACCGGCACCGACGCCTTCCGCACCGCCTGGGACAGCGCCAACCGGGCCGTCCACGACGCGGTGCTGCGGGCCGTGCGGGACGGCGACGGGGGTGAGGTCACGGTCGATCTGGCGCCGGTGGCCGCGGAGGTGAAGGCACGCCTCGCCGCGGACAACGTGCCGTTCGCGAGCCGCATCCCCGTCGAGCACACCGAGGTGTCCGTCCTGCCCGCCGATGAACTGGAGCGGCTGCGCAGGGGGTTCCGCGCGCTGGAGGTCGCCGGGTTCTGGCTGCCCGTCTCGGCGGCGGTGCTGGCGGTCGGCGGGATCGCGGTGGCGGCGTGCCGCCGGCGGGCGGTGACCGCGATCGCGCTGGGTACCGCGCTGGGCGGCGCCTTCCTGGCCCTCGCGGTCGCCCTCGGCCGCCGGCTCACCCTTGCCGACCTCCCCGAAGACGTCCACCGCCCGGCCGCGGGAGCGGTGTACGACGCGCTCACGGAGACCCTGCGCACGGTGTCCTGGCTGCTGGTGGGGGTGGGGCTCGCGGTGGCCCTGGGTACATGGCTGCTGACGCGCCGACGGCAACCTTCGGCGGCGGGGACTCGTCCTTGAGGGAGGGGTCCTGTTCCTTCGGCGGGGAGCTGGAAGTTGGGCACTGCGGTCGAGGAGCGGGTGGAGACCCGGGCGGACGGACGACGGTTCCTGGCCTGGTGCGCGGGGCTTCTGTTCGCCGGGGTGAGCGTCGTGGTGGGCTGCCGGATCGCGGACACCGACGGAATCACGCCCGTACCGCAACTGCTCGCCTTCCTCCCGTGGCTGCTCGCACCCACCGCGCTGGGCCTGGCCTGCGCCCTGCTCGCCCGCTGGTGGACGGGGTTGGTGTGGGGCGTGGTCGCGCTGGGCCTGCTGGCCTGGTTCATCGAGCCGTACGGCAGGGCCGGGAACCCCGAGGGTCCTCCCCTCACCTCCTTCCGGGTGCTGACCTCGAACGTGGAGTTCGGCCAGGGCACGGACGCCCTGATCACCGCCGTACGCCGAGAGAAGCCGGACGTGGTCTTCGTCGCGGAGTGCGAACAGACCTGCGACACCCGCCTGAAGGAGACGCTCGGCGCCGACTATCCCCACCGGGAGGGCGAGGCGGCGACCGGCTCCAAGGGCTCAATGATCCTCAGCCGCTTCCCCCTGCGGGGCACCGACGGCGTCCCCGGCACGATGCGGATGCCGGGCGCGATCGCCGACGTTCGCGGCCATGCGGTACGCGTCCAACTCGCGCACCCGATGCCTCCGATCCCCGGCCAGGTGGACGTCTGGCGCCGCGAACTGGGCGGCCTCCGGGACTTCGCCACGGCGGACGACTCGACGCCCACGATCCTCGCCGGCGACTTCAACGCCTCCCAGGACCACGCGGCCTTCCGCCACATCCTGGACGCGGGCCTGAGCGACGCGGCCCGCCTGGCGGACGCCTCCCGCACCCCGACCTGGCCGTCCCGCACCTC from Streptomyces davaonensis JCM 4913 encodes the following:
- a CDS encoding SH3 domain-containing protein: MRTTPALRTLAVALLTGGSLVAATAGATAAAPAPPTIADGSGGGGGGHHGPIWGTVISHTKLNVRQAPTTHAPAVTWLAPGSQDRVDCKVRGQSVNGNPDWYWLVGAQGWASAAFIDTGGRHVPTCSDPCPEWKDGSWTNWEQPFTNSASSSESWSASSSGSWSASGSWSWSASGSSSSSWSWLGGW
- a CDS encoding endonuclease/exonuclease/phosphatase family protein, with the translated sequence MGTAVEERVETRADGRRFLAWCAGLLFAGVSVVVGCRIADTDGITPVPQLLAFLPWLLAPTALGLACALLARWWTGLVWGVVALGLLAWFIEPYGRAGNPEGPPLTSFRVLTSNVEFGQGTDALITAVRREKPDVVFVAECEQTCDTRLKETLGADYPHREGEAATGSKGSMILSRFPLRGTDGVPGTMRMPGAIADVRGHAVRVQLAHPMPPIPGQVDVWRRELGGLRDFATADDSTPTILAGDFNASQDHAAFRHILDAGLSDAARLADASRTPTWPSRTSPTLGVQIDHVLLSKDFSARQVRFLDLAESDHRAVLADITLHEPE